The Cucurbita pepo subsp. pepo cultivar mu-cu-16 chromosome LG05, ASM280686v2, whole genome shotgun sequence nucleotide sequence agatagagagaaagTTGGTTTAAATTGGTAAATATTAAGAGCatgaaattgaatattaaaatattaaaatattaaaatgtggATAAGATCAAAAGAGTATTCCAAATGTATGcctactttctttttctatgatattgtccattttttttaatcataacttattaaatatatatatatatatcaaaatcactatttccaaaattaaaataaaactaaattcctatttaattttcaaacttttaaaagtaattaataatggtgcattttgtgtttaattagtttatagaGGTGATTGATATCACCATCATTCATTCAGGTGATATCAATCTGCATGGATTAAGTGTAGCTTCTCTACTCCTGAACCAACatcttataaacccatgaacaTGAACAATGACAATTGAGTGATATGGGTCATTTTGTCAAACATGATTCATGTAATTGCTTACGATTCAAGCCAAAAGCCTGAATTGAATGGCGTTCTTATCttttctcaaatcttcttcctttttttttttcctaaaagtTTGTGATGTTGCATGGCTGCCATGTGCATTAGTGAGGTGTTTTGCTTGTATCATACGCCCACCACAAGCTGGGAAATTGTAGACAGAAAAACGAAGCCTTGTTTTCTCTGAAAATCTTGCTGCTGTGTGATAATGGTGTTGTTTTTGGAAGAAGCAGTCAACTTTGTTGAGCTTGGTGACGATGGCTCCACCATCTCTGATGACCCTTTGTTCTTCGAAGAGGTGTGCCGATGATGAACAAGCTCGTTTAACTCATATCCATCCATGTCTATTATATTaccttaattattaattaaaagtttaatgtGGTTTCAATTATTATGTTTCCAAAATAATGAATACACATATATATTCGGATCAAAGGCTGGTGGGGACACaccattatttaattacaaatttacaaAGCGGAAACCGACAAAACGCCGCACCTATTAGAACTGCGGCGGCGTTGGTTCGgcggaaaacaaaaaacttaattactattttatccAAACTATCACtcacattttccttttctttttattttattttattaaaaaaaaaaaaaaaaagtattgaCCCATAAACAGCCAATTTAATGGTAGGAGTTCCACCTACAattctctttcaattttataatcaattaaCCTTATCAACcacatttcatataaaaatacagattataaatttaaatggtttattttattttaNATCtgtttacacaattgaaaaacctaaaaaacctatttacagaatgaaaaaaaagaagaattggGGTGTTATGAAGGCAATTAATGAAgagtgaaaaacaaaaaagaagaatatatattaggaGATAAGGCATGAAGGGATGTCCTCCCCTAACCCTACACGCAGACCTTCCATGTCTCCCTTTCACACTTGTTTATAGCCCACAAAAGGCCATCTCATTAACCTTTAACCCCCACGCCCAACCCTTCGCCACTGTCTCTAATGGCGTCTTCCACTACAGCCAATTCTCATGTCTCTGCCTCTGCCTCTGCCTCCCCCTCCCCCTCCCCTTGCGGAGCATGCAAGTTTCTGCGACGAAAGTGTGCGCCTGATTGCATCTTTGCTCCTTACTTTTGCTCTGAACAAAGCGCTGCCAGATTTGCCGCCATTCATAAGGTGTTTGGAGCCAGTAATGTGTCCAAGTTGCTCCTCCACGTCCCTGTTCCTCATCGCTGTGAGGCTGTTGTCAGTATTGCCTATGAAGCTCAAGCTCGCATTCGTGACCCTGTTTATGGCTGTGTTGCTCATCTTTTTGCTCTCCAACAAcaggtatttattttattttttggaactTAGATATACCCTAAACCCGATTAATAACCTTAAAtggggtttttatttttttgggttttgaaGGTGGCGTACTTGCAAACACAGCTGATGCAAGCCAGGGCTCAACTTGCACAAACCCACATGCAGATTCAATGGACCGGAATCCCAAAGTTTCCAAATTATCAATCCCAAGTAACCAACTCTGCAGTTTCCCCACAGACCTCTCTGGAATCAGCTGCCAACAATGATGAAGCTCAATTTCAACAATTTCCTACAAAAATACCAGCTTCCTGTCATGGTGATGTTGGAGAGCTCCAAGCTTTAGCTCTCAGAATGATGAGAAACTAATTCACTTAATCAAAAGGGTGTAATTTGTTTAGAAATACAATCATTTTGATACTCGTATAAATAATATCTTTGTTTAGTGAACTATGTTCGAATTATTTGACaaaaaattgtatatataATGAGACGAGACACATTCATTTCTAACCGTTGAATTGAGCAAATATGATGTTTCTAGATGCAAGGCTAGGGttgacaaagaaaaaacatgatcCCAACATAGGGATTGAGGAAAAGGAGGTGAAAATTAATACAATNaaaaaaaaaaaaaaaaaaaaaaaaaaaaaaaaaaaaacaaaaaacagacGAGGTTGGTGTGGAGTGGAGGCTTGTTGTTTAGGGTTTACACGTTGGGAGTAATAATTAGGGGCAGCTAAGCTTAGGTACCTTTAATTTTGGTGTCCCCATTTAAGCTAAGTTTGTATTGACACAACCAACCAAAGTGTCCCCTTGATTGAATGCATCATTTCAATGGACAATGGACAATGGACAAGAAGAAGGCCACAATTTATTGGGTCAAATAATAAATGGCCTGCTTTCCATTTTATGattgttcttctttcattcatattcTTGTATATAATCATCAGATTAGAAGAAAGCCAACAATGAACTGCCTTTTGCTTTGTATTGCCAAAATATTATCAACTCGCATCCCAAAattgatgattttgttgataCACAAACAAGGTAAAGAAATAGGAGAGTTTTCCATTAATCATTTACCAACGTCGAGCATGACCAAAAGCGACTGATTGTAAATCATCAGGCGACTCATTGAAGCTCCATTGTTGAACATTTGAATGCAGATGATCAAGAGTATACATGGAATAGTCTGAGGTTTCTTCAAAGCTTCCATATGATCCACTTTCCTCCATTTTTGCCATGTGATGTTCATAGTTCCCATTGGATTGGGAATTGATCATAATGCGATAGTTCTCATCATAATAAGGGTTGGATGCTGAATCTTGAGTCGGGTTCGGGTTGAATCCGGGCGTTACGTTCGAATGATCCGATTGAAACCAGTTATGGAGATCTTGGAAATGAGATGGAATCTTTCTGCAATTCTTCTCATTCACCCCACCCCCGTTGTTACTTGAGCCGTTCATCATGCTCTCTGCTGCTTGTTCCTTCAGAGAAGCAAGCTGTGCCTGAAGACTCACAACCTGAAGTAGGGTTCCATCGTTAAtaactttaaaacgcgtcgatTAGAggaaaagtttgaattttgatggcGACCCATTATttgaatggaaaagaaaaatgtaaaggAAGAAGGACCTGTTGTTGAAGGGCAAAGATGTGAGAAACGCAGCCATAGATGGGATCTTGAAGGCGAGCTTGAGCTTCATAAGAGATGGTAACAGCAGCCTCACAGCGCTCAGTAACAGGGAGGCGAGCAAGAAGCTTAGACACATTGCTGGCTCCAAACACCTTATGAATGGCGGCAAAGTGAGAGGCTCCTTGTTCATGGCAGAAGTAAGGAGCAAAAACACACCCTCTGACACATTTTCTTCTCAAGAACTTGCAGGCTCCACATGGAGAACCAGAGCCtgtcattaattaaaaatcctTTTGGGGTTTTGATTTGGGTGATGAATTGTTCTTAGGCGTTGAGGGGTCAGGATGGAGTGGAGTTTATAAACACTAGAGGGGAGAGAGGAGAAGGGGAGaatcattttaatatcatatcaaatgGGTTTAGGTTCCCTAAATGGAATACATTTGTGACTATTTTATTACTCTCGGATGACTTCTCTTTAACATCTCCATACGACAAAAGATGAGCTGCTTAGTTTCATCATTGGATTTCTGTACCCCACACCTCTTCTTaccccccccaaaaaaaaaaaaaaaaaaaaaagaaagaaaaaaaccaaagTGTGAGAGGGCACGACATGTCGACCACTAGTGCGCTATTATGATTAACTAATccaaatatacatatatcttCACTCATTTCACTCCCTTTTCCTCACTTTCGCAAACCAACATGTCGACCTTGCCCCCACCTCTCCATTTTCACtccttttcaaattataataacaATTTCTCAATTTCGTTCTTAATTTATTGATAATCATGAACTAAATCCCTCCATGTTTTGTATTAAATACATGAATAAAATAgtgagatttttgaaagattaaTGATTACAAATTGAGAATTAAAGGGATTAGGGTTTTGCATAGTAATGATTTGGTAGAAGATTAACGGTTGGaagtattataattaattcacacccattatgttttatggatATAAGTGAAGTGTATTAAATAATCCCCACCGGATCTCGAgctagttaattaattttttttaaaaaaaaataacaaatttaatttcagGGTTTTAGAAAGTGGGCTCAAAGTGATCgttaattgtaattaaaacTGGATTAGTAGTGATGGAATATTCCTATGCCTGTGTCTAAACACTAAGCTATATTTCCAGAATTTCATTATGGGGAATAGTTCCTTATTTTATccctcttatttatttttatttatttccaataACGCAAAGTAGAAACACTTGAAGGTGTGTTGCATGTTCAGTTAATTGTGTTCCCAACCATATTCATTCAtgggtatttttattttaaccatattctttattatttttgggtaTAACATAGGTTGGGAAACAATTAATTGTGTCATTCTGTCTGGGAAAACTAAATTACATCCCTAACTTTCAGTTACTTCCATTGTCTGCATACGGTTTAAAACAAGACATTGTTGCAATCATGTTTCATTAAACTAACTTCAACCATTACACTCACTAAAACTtacttaattatatttaagtaAGTTACTTGAAATTGCAACCTCGAAGTttggttaaaagaaaaagaaaaggaagtagTGGTAGGCAGGCAGACGAATTAGAGAAAGCCACGTGGACAATGAATGGAATCTCTTCCAAGCATGCCTGTCTCAATTGGTAGTCCATTGCATAGACTTAGGGAAGCTACATATCTGATTTTCAGGACTGAATTATTTAACTTCCCCATGCCATATATActtataacattttaattaaccCACTCaatcattcttttttattttttattttatttcatgttttcatgTCACATGTTCTTCttacttaaatttattattattattattattattattattattataattgtttGATAAATATAGGGATTCGAGTTTAGATTAAGTATATAGGTTTTAATCATTCACATAACCTATATTTGTACtaccatttatattttaactcTAACGTTCTATTcgattattaaaatttcaaaaattttaattctatttgttttaatgactaaaataattttaggagtaatataagattaaaatgaaaaataaaaggaattgGCATTTGGATGGGGGATTAGGAGAATATCTCAATCATTTGGGAGGCGACAAAAAGCGGAGAACCAGCTATGGTTATTCCTCGGGATTGAGGGATCACGTGCCTTCCCTGTGATTATTTCATCTCCGACACACCGCACGAGcgatcttttctttttttcctttttcttttttatctttctctttAACTTtctagaaaatagaaataaccccatttttttattatttaatattggGTGGGGCCCGTAGGCGCTAGTTTCCACGTCAGTTGCAGCTCAcccaatttctttattatttataatccaACATGATAAacactttcaaaatttagcgccaaaaactattaattacacgtcttttaaatttgacttatatatatatattaatctctaaaatattcaaaaacgttttttttctccttttcaattttggtttattattataaaaaataaaaaaaaaattaaattatagaaactaaattataatgtAAATTGAATTTCTCAAACTCTTTATAAAAAACTATAATTCTATAAAAATGCTGATGTGGTACTTCAGTTTTGAAAATAGCTGctcaaagtttaattaattaattgagttgagataattttagtttattcatGGTGGAATTAGTTTATAAAGAAaggaattataaaaaaaataaaaaagaacagaacaaagTTTGCCGTATGAGTGGgttaaaaaatctataatttactcataggaaattaattataaattcatagCTACTAAACTTATCTGAAGTAGCATATATTATTTGGATGGTCCAAATGATCCCTATGGTTTTCATTTGACTAATCATAGGGATTTAAAATAAGGGGGGGTTAATTACTTAAtgattttcattatttttattagaaatattaGTCAAAGGCAACATGCTTAAAGAAAAAGGGACTTAGATTTAGAAATAGtacattgaaaaataaaaataatgtttttttgtaatatgaaattagagaaaattagTTGGAAATTTGATGCTGACATTATAAATTGATGTTAAATTAACAACATTGGACTGGTCAAGCCGACACTGATGTTGCACATGGGGCCATTGCACGTGTTTGGATGATTGCTACCCTCCTTTTCTATTCTTCCTATAATCTATACACTATATATTTGCATCACTCTTTTTTCTATACTAaggtatatatttaaatacaacAGTATAGGGTAAACATAAAGTTGTAATAAaagttaagaaaaaaaaggttaaaatggAGTCTTGAATTTTAGAACTAAGATGAAAAtgcaaatcaaaattgaagatcAAATTTGGTTAATTTGAAAGTTGTTTAGCAACATTGATAATTGTCCGTTTGTGAGTCTCCCTTGGCTCTTTGACccaattaaatatgaaaatactggaattaaaaaaaaaaattgaagccCTCAAAAGCCAAGCTATCATTCATATGAGTAAGGTTAAGTTGTAGAGtatagtttattattaattaaagttgatctttgatatttatatttgtagaGTATACTCAATGATTAAGAAATACAATCGgaaaattagatttaattgaataaaataacaatattaaatatgaatgaGCATGttcctaatttaaaaatgttgggTGTAGTTTGAATAGGGGGCAATGTTTCAAAGTTTGAACCAGGATATGACGGAATTTGATGTGATCGTTTCTAAGCCTGCAagattatttgtaaaaagagAAGGGTTTTTGATGTTGATGTATATGTTGGGAGTAAGTAAAGAGGAGTTGAGGAGAAGTAAGTCCACAAAGGCGTTAATTATTGCAATCATTTAGTGCAAAACTTAGGAAAAGTTGAAGGATCACAGGTGGAGACAACCTTGGAGAAAATAAAGGGACCAAACCACACACAACTTAACCTTATTGGGGAGAAGCTTTGACCAAAACATTAACTTTGTAATGTAGCAATAATGTGTTACACCCCAACCCACAACTTTTGTCTCAGTCTCACTCAGTCAATTTTGGTTCCATTTacaggttttgttttgttttgttttctctccttttctttttcttcaaacaaAAGATGGAATTCCTTTCTGGGTTTTCGAGGATACAAGCAAGCCCCACAAACCCACAactttacaaaattattttgaccAGAAGCATTATTGTGAAGTCCATCAAAACTTGGCTGTATAGCATTTCAGTGgggaagaaatatttttaaccttctttaaaaaattgcaTCTTTGAACGGCTTCGGCTTCAATTGCTTCAGTCGTGTATGTTTCTTGTTTTCGGggtttttaatgtttaaagaCAAAGGGGTATTGGCTTCCAGTTTGAGCAATGTCTACTCTATGTCGGTAACCCTAATGCTGCCACCTACATTCAACAAGAGACATCAACATCAACATCGACATCAAAGGAAAGATGCCTAACTTTTTCTagatttcttctctttttctctctttcaagCTTTTTCATGAGTACAGTTCAACTCCAGCTTTGATCGGTCAGGTCAAGCCTCTCCCTTATGGTTGCGGAATGTTTATTTGATGATCGTTTGTTTCAGTTtaaactttcttcttttcaatcaTTGTCAGTGGTCACTTCACATAATTCTGGTTTCTCTGTTTCGTTTTCTCTGTTTTCCCCCCCTCTAATGgcaatatcatttttatttaatctcaCTAGAGTTTTAACCAAATCAAGGCCTTTGAACTAACTACTCtcacaaattttcaatttgagcATGATTTTTCTAAGACAAGAAACAATTTCACAGATAATATGAAGAGATATATACGAAACGAGGATAGACAAAGTCTTAAGCCAAAAGAGAGTTTTCCGAAAGAGATGACAGAAAACTCTTCAAAAAGAAGACTATTTAGACTATAGTTACTAAAAGGACAAAAAAGTTCACAGCATTAAGGACTTTATTGTTACTCTCAGAACAAGGGACCTACAAAAGGCTCTATTGAATTGTAAACCTATAGTGTTAGAATCCTGGTCCATTGCTCAAAGTGCTCGAGGCCCATGAGAAGGACAAGAAGATATTCAAGTAGAAACTTGGAATTTAGGCGTCTCTGCAAGCCCGTGAGTCTCCTGTGAAACTATATCTTTATATACTGTGGCAAAATGCTTGAGAAAATACAAACCTAACTTGTCTGCGTACAAAGACCCCAGTTTTGTCTCTTTATGATCAACCTCCTTGAATTATAATCTCTCTTTGTACAAAATTTGATGATCTTTGCAAAGTTAAGTTTATAGCAAATTCAGAAATTTCAAACTAGTGAATCAGGGCAATTGATGATCAGTGAGACGGATGCGAGATTTTGTCTAGGATTTCCCCCCACCAACTTGATAAGGGAAAGTCAAACACCTTAGAACCTTCACTTTTCCAGCCAAATTCTACAAAAATTTATCTAATATTCACTGAGAGTGATTGACCATTAATCTTACAGCAGAGCTATGCAAGGCTTGAAGAATAGCCCCTTACCAGAGGAAAGCTACTTCCATTATAATGGAAATCGAAAGAGAAGATGTGCATATTCTTCgtttaaaaatagaagaagaagaagccagGAATACCCTTTTCCCCGccccaatccaaccaaccacAAACACAGGAGAACGAGTTGGATTCAAATGGTATAGGAAATCCATTGCCTTATATGACATTATAGGCGACGAGTTTGATAAGTAGGTgttggtttcaattttttccaaATCCAGCTCGTTCTAAAGAAGTGCATAATGCAGACACTATAATCAtgtatatatttcaaatatatgagTGTTTCGTACAGAGAAGGAACAAATGACTAACCTGTTTTGGAATATCCATTAGCTGAGGTTGTTCAATCATATCGCTTCACTATGTCTTATCTCATTCCAACGACACGAGTTTCTTTCTGAAGTCTGTTTCAGTATTAGGATAGCGGCATTAGCAAGGTCCATATTCTTTGTTGTTCTTTAGACGGTAACAATAACAGAACTCGTAAACTTCTACAGTGTTACTTAGGCAACCattcaaataaatagtttGAGGTACTTCTCAAAGAACAATATTATCTCAAGTATCAACACATGAATTGATTGTAGCATCCGATAACGGAAAGGAACATGCAATGTGTACCTATCAGTGAAGACTTCTATCTTGCGGCATACATTAGAAAACCTCGAAGCTAAATCTTGGAGTCGCTACAATCGCATAGTCGAGACTAAGCTGTCAATAAGCTTGCTCAGAATTTCAAATCTGCATACACCAAAGCATCAATACTCATTCaccaaatatttaaagtaGATCTAAAGGCATCCAGCTATCGATAACAAAAAATCAAgatcagaaacaaaaaatacttaCATCTCAGGAAAAATCTTAGACTTGACGACGGAAGCCCTAGATCGTCTCGATGGACTTGCATTCTGCCACGAATCTATCTGCCTTCTACTAATATGCTGCAGCTGATTATTAGATCCACGAACGCTCTCGGCAGCTCCCCGAAACCTCTGTAATCAAAAGCGCAAACCTAAGGTTCCAAGTTCAGCTAGGTAGCGCGGGCGGCATCTCCGGCGTCTTGGAGATTAAAGAATGTGAATCCCGAGTGAACGTTGGTTCCcgccattttttaaaaaaaagatttggcTTGTTTGGAAACTGGATTTGTCTAGCCTGATTGTCGCTTAAGTGATACTAGTAAAACTAATGTaaccaataaataaacaaaccaaaagaatAAATGTATTGTTGACATACCGTATcacaatatatttaatatcgagtatatcattaatatatttgatattgatATATCCTTTATAGGAGTAATATACTTCCTTTCAAATCTACTACTCATATATACCATAATATAATTGATACACCTAAAGCCAAGGTATAGTAGATTTTCTCACATTTTTGGGTTAATCTTCCATCATTtactatttactattttactATGTTTGCAAACCctaaaatcattatttatatttgcaatcatttttttttaattatttaaggccacttaaaccctaaaccccaaACCCTAAACTCATCTGAAATGGAGCGGAGATTTCTCATTTAGATGGGGAGGGAataagaaacattttttttcgttAGATAAGTGAGACTTAtattcttcgtcttcttccccTCCTCGCTAACCAGGCGCACACACACtatatattatcaattttttttaatcataaaaaactATGATgtcatattaaaatttaaaaatttagaaatcatgtttaaaaatatctttgaatATGTTCATGAAGAtttctttacaaatttttaaaagaataataagcgaaaaaaaatcacacaaaaataaatgatttttttttttgtgagaacGGGTAAGTGGACGATACATCGCCTAACACACCGCGTAGAGTGGCCATTAAAGAGAAGATGAGACATAAGCAAGATAAGAGCCACAAGTAGACACGAGTGTCAAAAATAAGTTTGTTGAAGGGTGGAGTAGGGTCTCCAGCCTTAACTTCGAAATTCGTCCTTCCCTACTTTGTCCCGTGAACATCTATAcctaaaatagagaaaagaaaaataaaaaattacccATAAATTTGATGTTATTGAGATGaatgagttaaaaaaaacaaagatgaaTTAGTTGAATAGAAGAGACATTACAATATTTAACTCAATTGGATCAAATTAAAACAGGTGAATTTTGATgtttcaaaaaggaaaatagatAAAGGCTGAGCTAGGA carries:
- the LOC111796247 gene encoding LOB domain-containing protein 29-like gives rise to the protein MTGSGSPCGACKFLRRKCVRGCVFAPYFCHEQGASHFAAIHKVFGASNVSKLLARLPVTERCEAAVTISYEAQARLQDPIYGCVSHIFALQQQVVSLQAQLASLKEQAAESMMNGSSNNGGGVNEKNCRKIPSHFQDLHNWFQSDHSNVTPGFNPNPTQDSASNPYYDENYRIMINSQSNGNYEHHMAKMEESGSYGSFEETSDYSMYTLDHLHSNVQQWSFNESPDDLQSVAFGHARRW
- the LOC111796246 gene encoding LOB domain-containing protein 16-like; translated protein: MASSTTANSHVSASASASPSPSPCGACKFLRRKCAPDCIFAPYFCSEQSAARFAAIHKVFGASNVSKLLLHVPVPHRCEAVVSIAYEAQARIRDPVYGCVAHLFALQQQVAYLQTQLMQARAQLAQTHMQIQWTGIPKFPNYQSQVTNSAVSPQTSLESAANNDEAQFQQFPTKIPASCHGDVGELQALALRMMRN